The window ACATCATGTATGGAATGCGTTGTTCCGATTTACAGAAGCGGGCGGCTCATACGTCATAGACGGGGAAACTTATGTGGGTGTCTTGCCTGCTCTAAATGAAGTGCTTTTTAATCAAGGACCAAACAGTGAATATTGGACTATGATGCCAGAATTAACCAGGTTTATGGCACAACAACAGATGTTGATTACGCTATTCTTATTCCCGGCTATAGCATTTGCTATGTATCGTTCAGCTAGAGTAGAAAATAAACCTGAAGTCAAATCAATGTTGATCACGTTAGTTCTAACAGCCATGCTAGGGAATGTAACAGAACCATTAGAGTTTACCTTTGTGTTTATTGCACCATTATTATTTATTGTGTATGCCGTGATATGTGGAATAGGCGCCGTATTACTTTCGCTAGCAGGTGTTGCAATTGGTTATATTCGGGGAACAATTTTTGATTTTGCAATTTTTGGCTTACTCTATAAAGGAACCCATTGGCAATATTTTGTATTAATCGGAATTGTAATGGCGATTCTAACCTACTTCGTGTTCTATTGGGCGATTAACAAGTTTGATATTAAGACGCCTGGTAGAGAAGAAAGTAATAATATTGATAGCACATTATTAAAAGAAAAACGCTATGATGAAGTCGCTGGTTTAGTCTTACAAGGATTGGGCGGCACGGCTAATATTTCAAGTGTAGAAAACTGTATCACACGTTTAAGAATTGATTTAAACGATGTATCAAAAATTGATAAAGACATCTTAGAAAAATCTGGCTGTACAGGCTTTTTCTTCCCATCGGCAAAACATATTCATATTGTTTATGGTCCACAAGTAGAATTTGTCCGAAATGCACTAGATGATATTAGATAGATAATTTACGATAAAAAAGGGAGTAACTAACAATGAGAGCATTATACGATTCTAAAAGTAAAACAATTGATGATAGAGGGATAAAAAATATTTTTACCAATGAAACGAAATATAAGACTTGGTTGATGTTTGAATCAGCTTTAGCTCAAGCTCAAGCAGAAGAAGGCTTTATTCCAGAACAAGCAGCGAAAGACATTAAAGAAGCAGCCAAAATTGAAAATATTGATTTTGAAGAAATGGATCGTATTTATCGAGAAATAGGGCATGGATTTGTACCATTCCTAAAAGTGCTAGTGAATGCTTGTCCGGATGATAGCGGAAAATTTGTACATTACGGAATTACTACACAAAATATCCAACAAAGTTCTCAAATGTATATGATGAAATTGGTTCATGATAAATATATGAAGTTATTAGGCGAAATTTTAGATAATTTATCTGATTTAGCCGAGCGTACCAAAGATTATGTGATGCCTGGTCGTACGCATGGACGTCACGCGACACCTATCACTTATGGCTATAAAGTATCCGTTTGGATTAGTGATTTTATTGAGTGTTATGAACGCTTGAAAGAATCGGAAAAACGAGTATTCAAATTAATGATGGGTGGAGCTGTAGGGACGTTTAGTGCAATGCCAGAAGTTGGATTAAATGTCCAAAAACGAGTCGCAGATTTAACAGGAATGTATTATATGGAAGTTCCTTCACGTAATATTAGTACGCATAAGTTAGAATATATGATGAATTTAGCCTTGTTATGTAATGTGTGTCACAAAATTGGGGAAGAAGTATATAGTACAACGTTAGAAGAAATTGCCGAAGTCTCAGAAGGTTTTAAAAAAGGAACGGTCGGAAGTAGCACGATGCCTCATAAAATCAATCCTAAACTCGCAAAAG is drawn from Vagococcus xieshaowenii and contains these coding sequences:
- a CDS encoding PTS transporter subunit EIIC, translated to MSRSKKFSEGIQQFGRTLLLPIGVLAPIGMILGISGAFVQPYMIEQFPFLGNEAVNATLISIRSIASVIFDNIPLLFAMGVAYGMSKKDKGIAVFASVAGYLTIIATMNVWLTLTGKMADPEIMTQVGQISVLGIQTMNISAAGGIVTGLVAAWATDRFYNLQLPTALAFFSGKKSVPIITIACMVGLGLTVPFIWEVFVGVLMKLSVVILSTFGPFFTAFGERAFIPFGLHHVWNALFRFTEAGGSYVIDGETYVGVLPALNEVLFNQGPNSEYWTMMPELTRFMAQQQMLITLFLFPAIAFAMYRSARVENKPEVKSMLITLVLTAMLGNVTEPLEFTFVFIAPLLFIVYAVICGIGAVLLSLAGVAIGYIRGTIFDFAIFGLLYKGTHWQYFVLIGIVMAILTYFVFYWAINKFDIKTPGREESNNIDSTLLKEKRYDEVAGLVLQGLGGTANISSVENCITRLRIDLNDVSKIDKDILEKSGCTGFFFPSAKHIHIVYGPQVEFVRNALDDIR
- a CDS encoding class-II fumarase/aspartase family protein; protein product: MRALYDSKSKTIDDRGIKNIFTNETKYKTWLMFESALAQAQAEEGFIPEQAAKDIKEAAKIENIDFEEMDRIYREIGHGFVPFLKVLVNACPDDSGKFVHYGITTQNIQQSSQMYMMKLVHDKYMKLLGEILDNLSDLAERTKDYVMPGRTHGRHATPITYGYKVSVWISDFIECYERLKESEKRVFKLMMGGAVGTFSAMPEVGLNVQKRVADLTGMYYMEVPSRNISTHKLEYMMNLALLCNVCHKIGEEVYSTTLEEIAEVSEGFKKGTVGSSTMPHKINPKLAKGIIANSQKLYSLPGVGMYSAVRPYEGDSSSYMLFDGIVEEALELTTEVLLRTEELTRTLTPHKERMLHNVMRNKGLDNTEFVMMKMAEKLGKDDAHSLLYDIAIKTAADGEDFFTNLKADPLISATFTEEEIASFIDPRNYVGLSVELAQKEAVRAKLVSEAIKSHY